The Mytilus trossulus isolate FHL-02 chromosome 3, PNRI_Mtr1.1.1.hap1, whole genome shotgun sequence genome contains a region encoding:
- the LOC134710483 gene encoding uncharacterized protein LOC134710483 isoform X2 — protein sequence MLSIKCEAGKSFGEVALMSEDAVRNATVIADEETDLLVVSRELFNRSMKAKQEEEYKEREDFIQKCPLFRSWTSRFKRLLELSIRKETFPFGTVIARQGEPVSGLFFILSGQAKSTVQPALHHQQYPQLMKLDVNEVAAELGRENYNKLVQKKEKDLTQEQIKIRRKEGYAAAERHRNQSRIELCSIEENDLIGDLEMVLDLETNYSTVTCTANTVAMVLDAKNYDRLVAKKNQQTVIKMCQTAAQKMYYRLYAYKGDQIPFLKCALKKLNEKLPRRPESKYQRKPVSTDKSKIMETLIELFLQGKGPLIEPYVPDSLYYRKMSARKAKHMEQSKKLTERLHPVRKRRTIPRSLKQLKRMDAENELLHVPVSHETTIVRSFVRPGTALGIKGTERPKEHTKLRPKTATERSTGFFITEVDGEYTTNVAKPFDSPQIFEQMDQIQHEKSEARSNVICTMSAKEELRNYMKQTDHGTESTVDGLSNDDFFDWETSDSNLRTLEDRLKDFCSQHSSTTRGPPLLAELKRFYIKDEREEENAFELKVPRPGGTVYVRTKQCDGKTDSHSGEHHHVRHYVISRDDKLDTSAMLPPRPIRMGRSSESGSRSSSRRLPRATSITH from the exons ATGCTGAGCATAAAATGTG AGGCAGGGAAGAGTTTTGGTGAAGTTGCCCTGATGAGTGAGGATGCTGTAAGGAACGCGACGGTCATTGCCGATGAGGAAACTGACCTCTTGGTGGTTAGCAGGGAGTTATTTAATAGATCTATGAAG GCAAAGCAAGAAGAAGAGTATAAAGAAAGAGAAGACTTTATACAAAAATGTCCTCTCTTCAGATCTTGGACCTCTAGATTTAAAAGGTTATTGGAATTAAGCATAAGAAAAGAGACGTTCCCGTTTGGTACCGTTATTGCTCGTCAAGGAGAACCGGTTTCTGGTCTTTTCTTTATTCTAAG TGGTCAAGCCAAATCAACTGTCCAGCCTGCACTACATCACCAACAGTACCCACAGTTAATGAAACTCGATGTAAACGAGGTTGCAGCTGAACTTGGGAG agaaaattacaacaaactggtacaaaagaaagaaaaagatctGACACAGGAACAGATCAAAATCCGACGGAAAGAAGGATATGCTGCAGCAGAGAGACATAGAAACCAAAGTAGGATTGAACTTTGTTCTATAGAAGAAAATGATCTCATAG GGGACTTAGAAATGGTGCTTGATTTAGAAACAAATTATAGTACGGTAACGTGTACTGCAAACACTGTTGCCATGGTACTGGATGCCAAAAATTACGATCGTCTAGTTGCCAAGAAAAATCAACAAACAGTCATCAAAATGTGCCAAACTGCAGcccaaaaaatgtattatagaCTTTATGCTTACAAAGGAGACCAAATTCCTTTTCTTAAATGTGCCTTAAAGAAGTTAAACGAAAAACTGCCAAGAAGACCCGAGTCAAAATACCAACGAAAACCAGTATCAACAGATAAATCGAAGATCATGGAAACTTTAATAGAATTATTTCTTCAAGGAAAAGGACCTTTGATAGAACCTTATGTCCCAGATTCTTTGTATTATCGGAAAATGTCAGCACGAAAGGCAAAACACATGGAACAAAGTAAGAAACTTACTGAACGCTTGCATCCTGTAAGAAAACGTAGAACCATACCAAGAAGTCTCAAACAACTAAAAAGAATGGACGCAGAAAATGAACTTTTACATGTACCGGTCAGTCATGAAACAACGATAGTAAGATCTTTCGTTCGACCTGGAACGGCTTTAGGTATTAAAGGTACAGAAAGGCCGAAGGAACATACAAAACTAAGACCAAAAACAGCTACTGAAAGAAGTACTGGTTTCTTTATCACAGAAGTAGATGGCGAATACACAACCAATGTTGCCAAACCTTTCGATTCGCCacaaatatttgaacaaatGGACCAAATACAACACGAAAAGTCTGAAGCACGTTCAAATGTTATATGCACAATGTCAGCTAAAGAGGAACTTAGAAATTATATGAAACAAACTGATCATGGTACAGAATCAACAGTAGATGGTTTATCTAATGACGATTTTTTCGATTGGGAAACGAGTGATAGTAATCTACGAACACTAGAAGATAGACTAAAAGATTTCTGCTCACAGCATTCAAGTACTACAAGAGGTCCTCCTTTGTTAGCTGAACTCAAACGCTTTTATATCAAAGACGAGAGAGAG gAGGAAAATGCATTTGAGTTGAAAGTACCACGACCTGGCGGAACTGTCTATGTACGGACAAAACAATGTGATGGTAAAACAGATTCCCACAGTGGTGAGCACCACCATGTCAGACATTATGTAATCTCACGTGATGATAAACTGGACACGTCTGCCATGCTTCCTCCACGCCCAATACGTATGGGGAGGAGTAGCGAATCTGGTAGTAGGTCATCTTCTAGACGACTGCCACGAGCGACTAGCATTACACATTAG
- the LOC134710483 gene encoding uncharacterized protein LOC134710483 isoform X1, which translates to MAQLQHRVVELISKKPSLRRENDIQVVLPWLRRKSDLLKDLDNTVLTDVIRNCDYTKACRDDVVIKQGDTGDRFFIMLTGTTSVYIDTVKSDEENAVVPEEMSEKDIIEKILEEETGKKKKLDRKKYGKFILHYEAGKSFGEVALMSEDAVRNATVIADEETDLLVVSRELFNRSMKAKQEEEYKEREDFIQKCPLFRSWTSRFKRLLELSIRKETFPFGTVIARQGEPVSGLFFILSGQAKSTVQPALHHQQYPQLMKLDVNEVAAELGRENYNKLVQKKEKDLTQEQIKIRRKEGYAAAERHRNQSRIELCSIEENDLIGDLEMVLDLETNYSTVTCTANTVAMVLDAKNYDRLVAKKNQQTVIKMCQTAAQKMYYRLYAYKGDQIPFLKCALKKLNEKLPRRPESKYQRKPVSTDKSKIMETLIELFLQGKGPLIEPYVPDSLYYRKMSARKAKHMEQSKKLTERLHPVRKRRTIPRSLKQLKRMDAENELLHVPVSHETTIVRSFVRPGTALGIKGTERPKEHTKLRPKTATERSTGFFITEVDGEYTTNVAKPFDSPQIFEQMDQIQHEKSEARSNVICTMSAKEELRNYMKQTDHGTESTVDGLSNDDFFDWETSDSNLRTLEDRLKDFCSQHSSTTRGPPLLAELKRFYIKDEREEENAFELKVPRPGGTVYVRTKQCDGKTDSHSGEHHHVRHYVISRDDKLDTSAMLPPRPIRMGRSSESGSRSSSRRLPRATSITH; encoded by the exons ATGGCTCAGCTTCAGCATCGAGTAGTGGAATTGATCTCAAAGAAACCATCTTTGAGGAGAGAGAACGATATACAAGTTGTGTTACCTTGGCTTAGACGTAAAAGTGATTTACTGAAGGATCTGGATAATA CTGTCTTGACGGATGTGATTAGGAACTGTGATTACACAAAAGCTTGTCGAGATGATGTTGTTATCAAGCAAGGCGACACGGGTGACAG GTTTTTCATTATGCTTACTGGGACGACATCCGTATACATCGATACGGTGAAATCGGACGAGGAAAATGCTGTGGTGCCAGAGGAAATGTCAGAGAAAGATATAATCGAAAAGATACTAGAGGAAGAGACTGGGAAGAAGAAGAAATTGGATAGAAAGAAATACGGAAAATTTATTCTACACTACG AGGCAGGGAAGAGTTTTGGTGAAGTTGCCCTGATGAGTGAGGATGCTGTAAGGAACGCGACGGTCATTGCCGATGAGGAAACTGACCTCTTGGTGGTTAGCAGGGAGTTATTTAATAGATCTATGAAG GCAAAGCAAGAAGAAGAGTATAAAGAAAGAGAAGACTTTATACAAAAATGTCCTCTCTTCAGATCTTGGACCTCTAGATTTAAAAGGTTATTGGAATTAAGCATAAGAAAAGAGACGTTCCCGTTTGGTACCGTTATTGCTCGTCAAGGAGAACCGGTTTCTGGTCTTTTCTTTATTCTAAG TGGTCAAGCCAAATCAACTGTCCAGCCTGCACTACATCACCAACAGTACCCACAGTTAATGAAACTCGATGTAAACGAGGTTGCAGCTGAACTTGGGAG agaaaattacaacaaactggtacaaaagaaagaaaaagatctGACACAGGAACAGATCAAAATCCGACGGAAAGAAGGATATGCTGCAGCAGAGAGACATAGAAACCAAAGTAGGATTGAACTTTGTTCTATAGAAGAAAATGATCTCATAG GGGACTTAGAAATGGTGCTTGATTTAGAAACAAATTATAGTACGGTAACGTGTACTGCAAACACTGTTGCCATGGTACTGGATGCCAAAAATTACGATCGTCTAGTTGCCAAGAAAAATCAACAAACAGTCATCAAAATGTGCCAAACTGCAGcccaaaaaatgtattatagaCTTTATGCTTACAAAGGAGACCAAATTCCTTTTCTTAAATGTGCCTTAAAGAAGTTAAACGAAAAACTGCCAAGAAGACCCGAGTCAAAATACCAACGAAAACCAGTATCAACAGATAAATCGAAGATCATGGAAACTTTAATAGAATTATTTCTTCAAGGAAAAGGACCTTTGATAGAACCTTATGTCCCAGATTCTTTGTATTATCGGAAAATGTCAGCACGAAAGGCAAAACACATGGAACAAAGTAAGAAACTTACTGAACGCTTGCATCCTGTAAGAAAACGTAGAACCATACCAAGAAGTCTCAAACAACTAAAAAGAATGGACGCAGAAAATGAACTTTTACATGTACCGGTCAGTCATGAAACAACGATAGTAAGATCTTTCGTTCGACCTGGAACGGCTTTAGGTATTAAAGGTACAGAAAGGCCGAAGGAACATACAAAACTAAGACCAAAAACAGCTACTGAAAGAAGTACTGGTTTCTTTATCACAGAAGTAGATGGCGAATACACAACCAATGTTGCCAAACCTTTCGATTCGCCacaaatatttgaacaaatGGACCAAATACAACACGAAAAGTCTGAAGCACGTTCAAATGTTATATGCACAATGTCAGCTAAAGAGGAACTTAGAAATTATATGAAACAAACTGATCATGGTACAGAATCAACAGTAGATGGTTTATCTAATGACGATTTTTTCGATTGGGAAACGAGTGATAGTAATCTACGAACACTAGAAGATAGACTAAAAGATTTCTGCTCACAGCATTCAAGTACTACAAGAGGTCCTCCTTTGTTAGCTGAACTCAAACGCTTTTATATCAAAGACGAGAGAGAG gAGGAAAATGCATTTGAGTTGAAAGTACCACGACCTGGCGGAACTGTCTATGTACGGACAAAACAATGTGATGGTAAAACAGATTCCCACAGTGGTGAGCACCACCATGTCAGACATTATGTAATCTCACGTGATGATAAACTGGACACGTCTGCCATGCTTCCTCCACGCCCAATACGTATGGGGAGGAGTAGCGAATCTGGTAGTAGGTCATCTTCTAGACGACTGCCACGAGCGACTAGCATTACACATTAG